A single window of Deinococcus sp. KSM4-11 DNA harbors:
- a CDS encoding GGDEF domain-containing protein — protein sequence MSRRITPLQELLLRSQQSIVYSGSAAYILYALLTSVIDPPGSFPVAYQIPKYWAALCALATIVAVASAPHRLKQVYLTTTIAYVVVALVEVPRAVASGELPLHLALWLTLNVLVSFVVFGARQGAVLNAASLCALLGVLLAHGPLAATPLADWVTAAIVMGVTGLGAFILMTFIENNLLQHEQDSEKLRAARQDAVTDVYGRGAIEEELQYAMEHAQRINSPMSIIVTDIDHFKLVNDQHGHAFGDDVLRAVGKRLRRNVGGIGGMVGRWGGEEFIVVLPGVAKPDALVLAERLRREIGDTPLAGLPVTASFGVSSYRGTGDTPDQLFGRADMAMYEAKRAGRNAVR from the coding sequence ATGTCGAGGCGGATCACACCACTTCAGGAATTGTTGCTGCGCAGTCAGCAGTCCATCGTGTATTCGGGGAGCGCCGCGTACATCCTGTATGCCCTGCTGACCTCCGTCATCGATCCGCCCGGCAGCTTTCCCGTGGCCTACCAGATCCCCAAATACTGGGCGGCCCTGTGCGCGCTGGCGACCATCGTGGCGGTCGCCTCGGCCCCGCACCGCCTGAAGCAGGTGTACCTGACCACGACCATCGCGTACGTGGTCGTCGCGCTGGTCGAGGTGCCGCGCGCCGTTGCTTCCGGCGAGCTGCCGCTGCACCTGGCCCTGTGGCTCACGCTGAATGTCCTGGTGTCCTTCGTGGTCTTCGGGGCGCGGCAGGGCGCAGTTCTGAACGCGGCCAGTCTCTGTGCGCTGCTGGGCGTGCTCCTGGCCCACGGGCCGCTGGCCGCAACGCCGCTCGCCGACTGGGTGACGGCGGCCATCGTCATGGGCGTGACCGGCCTGGGCGCGTTCATCCTGATGACCTTCATCGAGAACAACCTGCTCCAGCACGAGCAGGACAGCGAGAAACTCCGCGCCGCCCGACAGGATGCCGTGACCGACGTGTACGGACGCGGCGCGATCGAGGAAGAGCTGCAGTACGCCATGGAGCACGCCCAGCGCATCAATTCGCCCATGAGCATCATCGTGACCGACATCGACCACTTCAAACTGGTCAACGACCAGCACGGGCACGCCTTCGGCGACGACGTCCTGCGGGCGGTGGGCAAGCGACTGCGCCGCAACGTCGGCGGAATCGGCGGCATGGTCGGTCGCTGGGGCGGCGAGGAATTCATCGTGGTGCTGCCCGGCGTGGCGAAACCCGACGCCCTGGTGCTGGCCGAACGCCTGCGCCGCGAGATCGGCGACACACCCCTGGCCGGGCTGCCGGTCACGGCGAGTTTCGGCGTGTCATCGTACCGGGGCACCGGCGACACGCCGGATCAGCTGTTCGGCCGGGCCGATATGGCCATGTACGAGGCCAAACGCGCCGGCCGGAACGCCGTGCGCTGA
- a CDS encoding nitroreductase family protein yields MELIEGMLARRTTNGPFRPDPVSREHQHALMRVAQAAPSHFNSQPWRFVLVEHPDTIARVAQLSGDSMTELIEAGVFFERYRRYFRFSAQEMDERRDGIHIDHLPGPLRPFTRQIFSDAGLKLMRQLGVPKKLGEDNRRLVAGSPLLLAALLDKTEYRPGELSGFYSVFGLGAAIENIWNAVGVLGMGIQFISTPMEIPRQWQAMQQLLRVPDGLELMAVYRLGYLPDDHARPSIDWSSRHRKRLEQFVFRETCDVPEAEPAP; encoded by the coding sequence ATGGAACTCATCGAGGGGATGCTGGCCCGGCGCACCACCAACGGCCCCTTCCGCCCGGATCCGGTCAGCCGCGAGCACCAGCACGCGCTCATGCGGGTGGCGCAGGCGGCCCCGAGTCACTTCAACTCTCAGCCGTGGCGCTTCGTGCTCGTCGAGCACCCGGACACCATCGCGCGGGTCGCGCAGCTCAGCGGCGACAGCATGACCGAGCTGATCGAGGCCGGCGTGTTCTTCGAGCGCTACCGCCGGTACTTCCGCTTCAGCGCCCAGGAGATGGACGAGCGGCGCGACGGCATCCACATCGACCACCTGCCGGGACCGCTGCGGCCCTTCACGCGGCAGATCTTCAGCGACGCGGGCCTGAAGCTCATGCGGCAGCTCGGCGTGCCGAAAAAACTTGGCGAGGACAACCGCCGGCTGGTCGCCGGGAGCCCGCTGCTGCTGGCGGCGCTGCTCGACAAGACCGAGTACCGGCCCGGCGAGCTGTCCGGCTTCTACTCGGTGTTCGGGCTGGGCGCGGCCATCGAGAACATCTGGAATGCGGTGGGAGTCCTCGGCATGGGCATCCAGTTCATCTCCACCCCCATGGAGATTCCCCGCCAGTGGCAGGCCATGCAGCAGCTCCTGCGCGTGCCCGACGGTCTGGAACTCATGGCCGTGTACCGCCTGGGCTACCTGCCGGACGATCACGCACGGCCCAGCATCGACTGGAGCAGCCGCCACCGCAAGCGGTTGGAGCAGTTCGTGTTCCGCGAGACCTGCGACGTGCCCGAAGCGGAGCCCGCCCCGTGA
- a CDS encoding helix-turn-helix domain-containing protein has translation MSFGSTLKQAREALGLSTQELSMRTKIRGDYLRALEEGNTALLPERTFARSYLQRYARELNLDPTPLIAEFDRSVPPTPEVAQSLRGVPSGERATGLNPALLAGLLTAVIVLGAGGYYAYSTYMKPAPLATVPAPTPATTPAPTPAAVTTPKPAPAPAPTTVKLTVKSVPSGARVYLDNRDLGTTPLNAFPIDRRDRAELRVELTGRQPLKQSISLEQGRNLRATLPATGTGRSSLADLNRPGSTPTVTPTAATPAAASTSTTSTAPRAAVSVTFAAPSWTRVTGPGGVVLYQGTPPAGSVKGFPKGVVIRTGNAGGVRVSVNGAAATPMGQNGQVVTRAY, from the coding sequence ATGAGCTTCGGCAGCACGCTGAAACAAGCCCGCGAGGCCCTGGGACTCAGCACCCAGGAACTTTCCATGCGCACCAAGATCCGCGGCGACTACCTCCGTGCCCTGGAGGAAGGCAACACGGCCCTGCTGCCTGAACGCACCTTTGCCCGTTCGTATCTGCAACGGTACGCCCGTGAACTGAATCTCGACCCCACACCCCTGATCGCGGAATTCGACCGCAGTGTGCCCCCCACCCCGGAAGTCGCCCAGAGCCTGCGCGGCGTTCCCTCCGGCGAACGCGCGACCGGTCTGAATCCCGCCCTGCTGGCCGGGCTGCTCACCGCCGTGATCGTCCTCGGGGCAGGCGGGTACTACGCGTACAGCACCTACATGAAACCCGCGCCGCTGGCCACCGTTCCAGCACCCACCCCGGCGACCACGCCCGCTCCCACGCCGGCCGCCGTCACGACCCCCAAACCGGCGCCTGCCCCTGCTCCGACCACCGTGAAACTCACGGTCAAGAGCGTGCCGAGCGGCGCCCGCGTGTATCTCGACAACCGCGACCTGGGCACCACGCCCCTGAACGCCTTCCCCATCGACCGGCGCGACCGGGCGGAACTGCGCGTGGAACTCACCGGACGTCAGCCCCTGAAACAGTCCATCAGCCTTGAGCAGGGCCGCAACCTGCGGGCCACCCTGCCTGCCACAGGCACCGGACGCAGCAGCCTGGCCGACCTGAACCGACCCGGCAGCACCCCCACCGTGACGCCGACCGCCGCCACACCGGCCGCCGCCAGCACGTCCACGACCTCCACCGCGCCACGCGCGGCCGTCAGCGTCACCTTCGCCGCGCCGTCCTGGACGCGCGTGACTGGGCCTGGCGGGGTCGTGCTGTACCAGGGCACGCCCCCAGCCGGGAGCGTCAAGGGCTTTCCCAAAGGCGTCGTGATCCGCACCGGGAACGCCGGCGGCGTGCGGGTCAGTGTGAACGGGGCGGCGGCCACCCCCATGGGCCAGAACGGACAGGTCGTGACCCGGGCGTACTGA
- a CDS encoding ABC transporter permease yields MTTVPDFRPSGDSARIALIAAAVAAAGMLLFPLASLGRGGTDADAVLLHLSGRVLNLSSYQQAPLPPTGIILGLGWATLALLVATVVGALRRAPWLWITALLAFVLAGVAVLRLDSTLNEQVSRVMADTTLRAGAKRQLRNFYAGGGMNLGLFLPLLGGLIAAGAGLDARAWWHERYNRLRGLLVPVSAITLAIAVGAVVVLVVQPAVNLSGKPLGLTGGWLAKSDLVYFVYSSLFAPITSLNPLLDSLKLATPLIFTGLSVAFAFRTGLFNIGGPGQLTMGAVGAMLAGVYGPHWLGWGLLPLSIIAAGAFGALWGAIPGLLKARFGSSEVINTIMLNYIASAVFIFLIGTDTFPFLGRTYHLGLKAEGFEARSELLQPGARLPTMLQLLNVGSGGQTAISIGLLVAVVAFFVARALLKTRRTLLALVAAVVLGALTWRIGIPVNIAGSQLNASFLIALVCVVFFGTLMWRTATGYALRAVGLSPKAAEYGGISVARGTVLAMTIAGMFAGLAGLHYVNGGALDEYRLKGNMPVNVGFDGIAVALMGQNTPAGVVVSSLLFGTVDTGGLEVSRQLENVNRDIVTVLKALIVLFIAAGGFLSRRLIDPPPPQLLAAGAGGPPPGAQLTPEQAAHERATPSPNVGQASEDITREGGR; encoded by the coding sequence GTGACCACCGTTCCTGACTTTCGCCCGTCCGGGGACAGCGCGCGTATCGCGCTGATCGCCGCCGCCGTGGCGGCCGCCGGCATGCTCCTGTTCCCGCTGGCGAGCCTGGGCCGGGGCGGCACGGACGCGGACGCCGTGTTGCTGCATCTGAGCGGCCGCGTCCTGAATCTGTCCTCGTACCAGCAGGCCCCCCTGCCCCCCACCGGGATCATCCTGGGCCTGGGGTGGGCCACGCTGGCACTGCTGGTCGCCACCGTGGTCGGGGCCCTGAGGCGCGCGCCGTGGCTGTGGATCACGGCGCTGCTGGCCTTCGTGCTGGCCGGGGTGGCTGTCCTGCGGCTGGACTCGACCCTGAACGAGCAGGTGAGCCGGGTGATGGCCGACACGACCCTGCGCGCCGGGGCCAAACGGCAGCTTCGGAACTTCTACGCGGGCGGCGGCATGAACCTGGGGCTGTTCCTGCCGCTGCTGGGCGGCCTGATCGCGGCCGGAGCGGGCCTGGACGCGCGCGCGTGGTGGCATGAGCGCTACAACCGCCTGCGCGGTCTGCTGGTACCGGTCAGCGCCATCACCCTGGCCATCGCGGTGGGCGCGGTCGTGGTGCTGGTCGTGCAGCCCGCCGTGAACCTGAGTGGGAAACCCCTGGGCCTCACGGGCGGCTGGCTGGCCAAGAGCGATCTGGTGTACTTCGTGTACTCCTCGCTGTTCGCGCCGATCACCAGTCTGAACCCGCTGCTCGACTCGTTGAAACTGGCCACGCCACTGATCTTCACCGGCCTGAGCGTGGCCTTCGCGTTCCGCACGGGCCTGTTCAACATCGGCGGGCCCGGTCAGCTGACCATGGGCGCGGTCGGCGCGATGCTGGCTGGCGTGTATGGCCCGCACTGGCTCGGCTGGGGCCTGCTGCCGCTGTCAATCATTGCAGCCGGGGCCTTCGGGGCCCTGTGGGGCGCGATCCCTGGCCTGCTGAAGGCCCGCTTCGGGTCCAGCGAGGTCATCAACACCATCATGCTCAATTACATCGCCTCGGCGGTGTTCATCTTCCTGATCGGCACCGACACCTTTCCCTTCCTGGGCCGCACGTACCACCTGGGCCTCAAGGCCGAGGGCTTCGAGGCGCGCAGTGAACTGCTCCAGCCGGGCGCGCGGCTGCCCACCATGCTGCAACTCCTGAACGTGGGTTCCGGCGGGCAGACGGCCATCAGCATCGGGCTGCTGGTCGCGGTCGTGGCCTTCTTCGTGGCGCGGGCGTTGCTGAAGACGCGCCGGACGCTGCTGGCCCTGGTGGCCGCCGTGGTGCTCGGCGCGCTGACATGGCGGATCGGGATTCCCGTCAACATCGCCGGGTCACAGCTCAACGCGTCGTTCCTGATCGCGCTGGTGTGCGTGGTCTTCTTCGGCACGCTGATGTGGCGCACCGCGACCGGCTACGCCCTGCGCGCGGTGGGCCTCTCGCCCAAGGCCGCCGAGTACGGCGGGATCAGTGTGGCCCGCGGCACGGTACTGGCCATGACCATCGCTGGGATGTTCGCGGGGCTGGCCGGACTGCACTACGTGAACGGCGGCGCGCTCGACGAGTACCGCCTGAAGGGCAACATGCCGGTGAACGTCGGCTTCGACGGGATCGCCGTGGCCCTGATGGGCCAGAACACCCCGGCGGGCGTGGTCGTGTCCAGCCTGCTGTTCGGCACGGTAGACACGGGCGGCCTGGAAGTGTCCCGGCAGCTGGAGAACGTGAACCGCGACATCGTGACGGTGCTCAAGGCCCTGATCGTGCTGTTCATTGCCGCCGGGGGCTTCCTGAGCCGCCGGCTCATCGATCCGCCGCCCCCGCAGCTCCTGGCCGCAGGGGCAGGCGGCCCACCCCCAGGCGCGCAGCTCACGCCGGAGCAGGCGGCCCATGAGCGGGCCACGCCCAGCCCGAATGTCGGGCAGGCGAGTGAGGACATCACCCGGGAAGGAGGCCGCTGA
- a CDS encoding ABC transporter permease gives MEGLFAQLLTTAFLATFIRSVVPLLLTALGGLFSERSGVVNIALDGLIIFGALAGAVSAKILEPSLGALAPWFGWLAGMIVGGLIAWIHAVLSIKYRADQVISGTAINLLASGVPAVILTALYQTSTESPKLNQGLPLWGVGELRFSPPVYFAFLVVALTWYVLYRTPYGLRLRATGEQPGAAASMGINVRRMRYSAVILSGVLAGTAGVFLSIGNLDSYVRNISAGGGFIALAALIFGQWKPLGVLGATVLFGFLQALSIALGGTDLLPPTLVSALPYLITILALILTGRSRAPKALGRPYDG, from the coding sequence ATGGAAGGTCTGTTCGCGCAACTCCTGACCACCGCCTTCCTGGCGACGTTCATCCGATCGGTGGTGCCGCTGCTGCTCACGGCCCTCGGCGGCCTGTTCAGCGAGCGCAGCGGCGTGGTGAACATCGCCCTGGACGGATTGATCATCTTCGGGGCGCTGGCCGGCGCCGTCAGTGCCAAGATCCTGGAGCCCAGCCTGGGCGCCCTGGCCCCCTGGTTCGGCTGGCTGGCCGGCATGATCGTCGGCGGCCTGATCGCGTGGATTCACGCGGTGCTGAGCATCAAGTACCGCGCCGATCAGGTGATCAGCGGCACGGCCATCAACCTGCTCGCCTCCGGCGTGCCCGCCGTGATCCTGACCGCGCTGTACCAGACGTCCACCGAGAGTCCCAAGCTCAACCAGGGCCTGCCGCTGTGGGGCGTGGGCGAGTTGCGCTTCTCGCCCCCCGTGTACTTCGCGTTCCTGGTCGTGGCCCTGACGTGGTACGTGCTGTACCGCACGCCCTACGGCCTGCGGCTGCGCGCCACCGGGGAGCAGCCGGGCGCGGCGGCCAGCATGGGCATCAACGTGCGGCGCATGCGCTACTCGGCCGTGATCCTGTCGGGCGTGCTGGCCGGCACCGCCGGGGTGTTCCTGAGCATCGGGAATCTCGACTCGTACGTGCGCAACATCAGCGCCGGCGGGGGCTTCATCGCGCTTGCGGCCCTGATCTTCGGGCAGTGGAAGCCTCTGGGCGTGCTGGGGGCCACGGTGCTGTTCGGTTTCCTCCAGGCCCTGTCGATCGCGCTAGGCGGCACGGATCTGCTGCCCCCCACGCTGGTCAGTGCCCTGCCGTACCTGATCACCATCCTGGCCCTGATCCTCACGGGTCGCAGCCGGGCGCCCAAAGCGCTCGGACGGCCCTACGACGGCTGA
- a CDS encoding AI-2E family transporter, translating into MSAPTPNSSRSLRTERSPTAFQHAWNYPWVRLLVFLGAIFLAWRLAGEIRSVLVDFAVAFLIAYLANPLLVWLERGRLKRGLGVFFVVLIFLGVFTLAGALLVTVSTQLVQLLQKLPDLIGSAGDTFDHLTQWLTSRGVSGLTGAREKIVQAAQTYVENLGKNIVPILQNALSSTGTLFSSLVSIGGVVGQVLLILLLSVYLMLDYSRVNSTLLGIFPRPWQPRVLELSDLVGTSVGGYVRGQLLIAAFIGVFVWLGLTIVGIPSAAAIGFLAGAFNIVPYLGPIIGATPALLLALTLPGGVLKAVLVIVVFVAANQIEGNFLSPYILSRTTDLHPITVLLAILVGVALLGFAGALLAVPTVALGKLLLQKYYYPSRIYTDGP; encoded by the coding sequence GTGAGTGCGCCGACCCCCAACTCCTCCCGATCGCTGCGCACAGAGCGCTCTCCCACTGCCTTCCAGCATGCCTGGAATTACCCGTGGGTCAGGTTACTCGTGTTCCTGGGCGCCATTTTCCTGGCGTGGCGGCTGGCCGGGGAGATCCGGTCTGTGCTGGTGGACTTCGCCGTGGCCTTTCTGATCGCGTACCTCGCCAATCCCCTGCTGGTGTGGCTGGAGCGCGGACGACTCAAGCGGGGTCTGGGCGTGTTCTTCGTGGTGCTGATCTTCCTGGGAGTGTTCACCCTGGCGGGAGCGCTCCTGGTCACCGTCAGTACGCAGCTCGTGCAACTCCTCCAGAAACTCCCGGATCTGATCGGGTCGGCCGGAGACACCTTCGACCACCTCACGCAGTGGCTGACCAGTCGCGGCGTGAGCGGCCTGACGGGAGCGCGCGAGAAGATCGTACAGGCGGCCCAGACCTACGTGGAGAACCTGGGCAAGAACATCGTGCCTATCCTGCAGAATGCCCTGTCGTCGACCGGCACGCTGTTCAGCAGCCTTGTGTCGATCGGTGGCGTGGTGGGGCAGGTGCTGCTGATCCTGCTGCTCAGCGTGTACCTGATGCTCGACTACTCGCGCGTGAACTCCACCCTCCTGGGCATCTTTCCCCGCCCGTGGCAGCCGCGCGTGCTGGAACTCTCGGATCTGGTCGGGACGTCCGTCGGCGGGTACGTGCGCGGGCAACTGCTGATCGCCGCGTTCATCGGGGTTTTCGTGTGGCTGGGCCTGACCATCGTCGGGATTCCCAGCGCCGCCGCCATCGGCTTCCTGGCGGGGGCCTTCAACATCGTGCCCTACCTTGGCCCGATCATCGGGGCCACGCCTGCGCTGCTGCTGGCCCTCACCCTGCCCGGTGGCGTGCTCAAGGCCGTGCTGGTGATCGTGGTGTTCGTGGCGGCCAACCAGATCGAGGGGAACTTCCTCAGTCCGTACATCCTGAGCCGCACCACGGACTTGCACCCTATTACCGTGCTGCTCGCCATTCTGGTCGGCGTGGCGCTGCTCGGGTTCGCGGGCGCGCTGCTGGCCGTGCCGACCGTGGCGCTGGGCAAACTGCTCCTGCAGAAGTACTACTACCCCAGCCGCATCTACACCGACGGACCGTAG
- the ndk gene encoding nucleoside-diphosphate kinase, producing MERTFAMIKPDGVRRGLTPEILARIARKGYRVVGLKLMVIPRATAESHYAEHKERPFFGELVEFITGGPVVAIALEGENAISGWRGMMGATNPANAAPGTIRADFATTTGENVTHGSDSPDSAARELGLFFQSGELLA from the coding sequence ATGGAACGTACGTTTGCCATGATCAAGCCCGACGGTGTCCGCCGGGGCCTCACGCCCGAGATTCTCGCCCGCATCGCCCGCAAGGGCTACCGCGTGGTCGGCCTGAAACTGATGGTGATTCCGCGCGCCACGGCCGAGTCCCACTACGCCGAGCACAAGGAGCGGCCCTTCTTCGGGGAACTCGTGGAGTTCATCACGGGCGGACCGGTCGTCGCCATCGCGCTGGAAGGGGAGAACGCCATCTCCGGCTGGCGCGGCATGATGGGCGCCACGAACCCGGCGAACGCGGCGCCCGGCACCATCCGCGCGGACTTCGCCACGACCACCGGCGAGAACGTCACACACGGCAGCGACAGCCCGGACAGCGCCGCGCGGGAACTGGGGCTGTTCTTCCAGAGCGGTGAACTGCTGGCGTGA
- a CDS encoding Gfo/Idh/MocA family protein gives MTPLRLLHVGLGGWGRSWMTVTAAEQGVEVVGLVDGSAAALDLAQAQATTPTFASLDDALRHTDAQAVLVTTNAVGHAPVALAALEAGLPVLIEKPFATTVEEARAVVDAAAARGLPLMVSQNYRFHPAAQAAAAWVHAAPYGEVGAVEVEFRRDSARTAASAHHLLPHPLLLDMAIHHFDLMRFVLGREAFSIDCHAFNPPWSPFRDPASAFATLEFQGGVAVSYRGTWASSGVKTPWAGEWRLDARNAELTWTGRDDPPADRATVRPVGKRPRALPLPPVAHLDRAGALAEFVQAVRDGREPHSSGRDNLGSLALALAAIRSAQERRIVLLSELLDG, from the coding sequence GTGACGCCCCTGCGCCTGCTGCACGTTGGCCTGGGCGGCTGGGGACGCTCGTGGATGACCGTCACGGCCGCCGAGCAGGGTGTAGAGGTCGTGGGTCTCGTCGATGGCAGTGCGGCGGCCCTCGACCTCGCGCAGGCCCAGGCGACCACGCCCACCTTCGCCTCGCTGGACGACGCGCTGCGCCACACTGACGCGCAGGCCGTCCTGGTAACCACGAACGCCGTGGGACACGCGCCCGTGGCCCTCGCGGCGCTGGAGGCGGGCCTGCCGGTGCTGATCGAGAAGCCCTTCGCTACCACCGTCGAGGAGGCCCGCGCCGTCGTGGACGCTGCCGCCGCGAGAGGGCTGCCGCTGATGGTCAGCCAGAACTACCGCTTTCACCCGGCCGCGCAGGCCGCCGCCGCCTGGGTGCACGCCGCGCCCTATGGCGAGGTCGGCGCGGTGGAGGTCGAGTTCCGCCGCGACAGCGCCCGCACGGCCGCCAGCGCGCACCACCTGCTGCCGCACCCGCTGCTGCTCGACATGGCCATCCACCACTTCGACCTGATGCGCTTCGTGCTGGGCCGCGAGGCGTTCAGCATCGACTGTCACGCCTTCAACCCGCCGTGGAGTCCCTTCCGCGATCCGGCCTCCGCGTTCGCCACCCTGGAGTTCCAGGGGGGCGTGGCCGTCAGTTACCGGGGCACCTGGGCCAGTTCCGGCGTCAAGACGCCCTGGGCCGGCGAGTGGCGGCTCGACGCGCGGAACGCCGAACTGACGTGGACGGGCCGCGATGACCCGCCCGCCGACCGCGCCACCGTCCGACCCGTCGGCAAGCGGCCCCGCGCGCTGCCGTTGCCGCCAGTGGCGCACCTCGACCGGGCGGGCGCCCTGGCAGAATTCGTCCAGGCTGTCCGGGACGGGCGCGAACCGCACAGCAGCGGGCGCGACAACCTCGGCAGCCTCGCGCTGGCCCTGGCCGCCATCCGTTCCGCACAGGAACGCCGGATCGTCCTGCTGTCCGAACTGCTGGACGGGTAA
- a CDS encoding VOC family protein, with amino-acid sequence MLKHVSFLSGDLPATLAFYERLGGVIEKDVTTSEGYRRAVIRLGEGRVQFFQIAHEVPMPHTHWAEHLALHVSGLASLLSDLRASGVTITRDLQPSPGGRDMAFVLDPDGRQVELLEAGA; translated from the coding sequence ATGCTCAAGCACGTCTCTTTCCTTAGCGGCGACCTGCCCGCCACGCTGGCCTTCTATGAGCGGCTGGGCGGCGTGATCGAGAAGGACGTGACGACCTCTGAGGGCTACCGGCGGGCCGTGATCCGGCTGGGCGAGGGCCGGGTGCAGTTCTTCCAGATCGCGCACGAGGTTCCCATGCCGCACACGCACTGGGCCGAGCACCTCGCGCTTCACGTGTCGGGGCTCGCGTCGCTGCTTTCCGACCTGCGCGCTTCCGGCGTGACTATTACCCGTGATCTTCAGCCCAGCCCTGGCGGGAGGGATATGGCGTTTGTGCTCGATCCGGACGGGCGTCAGGTGGAACTGCTGGAGGCCGGCGCGTAG